One Halichoerus grypus chromosome 1, mHalGry1.hap1.1, whole genome shotgun sequence genomic region harbors:
- the LSM4 gene encoding U6 snRNA-associated Sm-like protein LSm4, with the protein MLPLSLLKTAQNHPMLVELKNGETYNGHLVSCDNWMNINLREVICTSRDGDKFWRMPECYIRGSTIKYLRIPDEIIDMVKEEVVAKGRGRGGLQQQKQQKGRGMGGAGRGVFGGRGRGGIPGTGRGQPEKKPGRQAGKQ; encoded by the exons ATG CTTCCCCTGTCGCTGCTGAAGACGGCTCAGAATCATCCCATG TTGGTGGAACTCAAAAATGGGGAGACATACAATGGGCACCTGGTGAGCTGTGATAACTGGATGAACATTAACCTTCGAGAGGTGATCTGCACATCCAGG GACGGGGACAAGTTTTGGCGGATGCCCGAGTGCTACATCCGTGGCAGCACCATCAAGTACCTGCGCATCCCCGATGAGATCATCGACATGGTCAAGGAGGAGGTGGTGGCCAAGGGCCGGGGCCGCGGCGGCCtgcagcagcagaagcagcagaaGGGCCGAGGCATGGGGGGTGCTGGGCGAG GTGTGTTTGGTGGCCGGGGCCGAGGTGGGATCCCAGGCACAGGCAGAGGTCAGCCGGAAAAGAAGCCGGGCAGACAGGCGGGCAAACAGTGA